One window from the genome of uncultured Tateyamaria sp. encodes:
- a CDS encoding SDR family NAD(P)-dependent oxidoreductase, with product MPRVLVTGGNRGIGYAMAQGLLARGSDVVIGARDAEAGAKAALALGCDWVHLDLEVPNTFAPAVKAAGGVDVLINNAGILIEDSMIAHPDGVRRSMQVMFHAPFELILLCLPHMAQTGQGRIINVSSGWGAYDEGMEGPGGYGVAKAALNALSYALPRDLPKNVSINAMCPGWVHTRMGGSAAPRTPEQGADTAIWLALDAPGEVTGRFFRDRQEKAW from the coding sequence ATGCCGCGCGTTCTGGTCACGGGTGGCAATCGCGGGATTGGCTATGCCATGGCACAGGGGCTGCTGGCCCGCGGCAGCGACGTCGTGATCGGGGCACGCGATGCGGAGGCAGGGGCCAAAGCCGCGCTAGCGCTCGGGTGCGACTGGGTCCATCTGGATCTTGAAGTACCGAACACCTTTGCCCCGGCGGTCAAGGCTGCGGGCGGCGTCGATGTTCTGATCAACAATGCGGGCATCCTGATCGAAGACAGCATGATCGCGCATCCCGACGGAGTGCGCCGGTCCATGCAGGTGATGTTCCACGCGCCTTTCGAATTGATCCTGCTGTGCCTGCCGCACATGGCGCAGACCGGGCAGGGGCGGATCATAAATGTCAGCTCCGGCTGGGGGGCGTATGATGAAGGCATGGAAGGTCCGGGCGGCTATGGGGTGGCCAAGGCGGCGCTGAATGCGCTGAGCTATGCGCTCCCGCGCGACTTGCCCAAGAATGTCAGCATCAACGCGATGTGCCCCGGTTGGGTACACACCCGGATGGGGGGCAGCGCTGCGCCGCGTACACCCGAACAGGGGGCCGACACGGCCATCTGGCTTGCCCTTGATGCGCCGGGCGAGGTGACCGGCAGGTTTTTCCGCGATCGCCAGGAAAAGGCGTGGTGA
- the mraY gene encoding phospho-N-acetylmuramoyl-pentapeptide-transferase: MLYWLTALSDGGDFFNLFRYITFRAGGAFLTALIFGFLFGRPLIAVLRRTQGKGQPIRDDGPEGHFAKAGTPTMGGLLIVGALATSTLLWARWDNPFMWIVLGVTLAFALIGFADDYAKVSKQTTAGVPGKVRLLLGFVIAALAAYFATLSHPDALQNQLAVPVFKDLLINLGFLFIPFSIIVIVGSANAVNLTDGLDGLAIMPVMIAGGTLGIIAYAVGRVDFTEYLDVHYVPGTGELLIFTSALFGGGLGFLWYNAPPAAVFMGDTGSLALGGALGAIAVVTKHELVLAIVGGLFVVEALSVIIQVLYFKRTGKRVFLMAPIHHHYEKKGWAEPQIVIRFWIISLILAMIGLATLKVR, from the coding sequence ATGCTCTATTGGTTGACGGCACTTTCGGATGGCGGGGACTTTTTCAACCTGTTCCGCTACATCACGTTCCGCGCCGGGGGCGCATTTCTGACCGCCCTGATCTTTGGTTTTCTGTTTGGTCGACCGTTGATTGCGGTGTTGCGGCGCACGCAGGGCAAGGGCCAACCGATCCGCGATGATGGTCCCGAAGGCCACTTTGCCAAGGCAGGAACGCCCACCATGGGCGGGCTGCTGATTGTAGGTGCGCTGGCGACATCGACATTGCTGTGGGCCCGCTGGGACAATCCGTTCATGTGGATCGTGCTGGGGGTGACGCTGGCCTTCGCGCTGATCGGCTTTGCGGATGACTATGCCAAGGTGTCCAAGCAGACCACGGCGGGCGTGCCGGGCAAGGTACGGCTTCTCCTGGGCTTCGTCATTGCCGCGCTTGCGGCGTATTTCGCGACGCTCAGTCACCCCGACGCGTTGCAGAACCAGCTGGCAGTCCCAGTGTTCAAGGACCTGCTGATCAACCTTGGCTTTCTGTTTATCCCGTTCTCGATCATCGTGATTGTCGGATCGGCCAATGCGGTCAACCTGACAGACGGGCTGGACGGTCTGGCGATCATGCCGGTGATGATCGCGGGCGGCACGCTGGGCATCATTGCCTATGCCGTGGGACGGGTCGACTTTACCGAATATCTGGATGTGCATTACGTGCCGGGCACGGGCGAATTGTTGATCTTCACCTCTGCTCTGTTTGGCGGGGGATTGGGGTTCCTGTGGTACAATGCGCCACCTGCGGCGGTTTTCATGGGTGATACCGGGTCGCTGGCCCTGGGCGGTGCGCTGGGTGCGATTGCGGTGGTGACCAAGCACGAACTGGTGCTTGCCATCGTGGGCGGCCTGTTTGTGGTCGAGGCGCTGTCGGTCATCATTCAGGTGCTCTATTTCAAACGGACAGGCAAGCGCGTGTTCCTGATGGCACCGATCCACCACCATTATGAGAAGAAGGGGTGGGCAGAGCCGCAGATCGTGATCCGGTTCTGGATCATCTCGCTGATCCTGGCGATGATCGGCCTTGCCACGTTGAAGGTGCGGTGA